GGTACGACGCGCATGTAGGCGAGCGCGGGGTAAAACTTTCGGGTGGTCAGCGGCAGCGCATCGCGATCGCGCGGGTGCTGCTGAAGGATGCGCCGATCCTGGTGCTGGATGAGGCAACCTCGGCACTGGATTCGGAAGTGGAAGCGGCGATCCAGGAGAACCTGGACGAGCTGATGGCAGGCAAGACGGTGATCGCCATTGCACACCGCCTGAGCACGATCGCGCGCATGGACCGGCTGGTAGTGATGGACCAGGGCCGGATCGTGGAAACCGGCACGCATGCCGAACTGGTGGCTGCCGGTGGCCTGTATGCGCGCCTGTGGGCGCGGCAGACCGGCGGGTTTGTTGCGGCGGACGAAGCGTAAAGCTGCGGTTGCACGGAATGGCGTAGAGCCGGGCTCTGCCCGGCTGCTGTTGGATTCGTGCGAACAGCCGTCGTTTGCACGGTGTCCCTGGCTTGGGCCGCCCGGTGCCGGTTTGCGGGGTCGCCGTAAACCCATCCATGGGGGCTACGCGGACGCCATCCATGGCGCCGAGTCCCCCGCAAACCGACCCCGGTCGACCCTTTGACAGTGGGCCGGTGGCCACGGGAAATGCGGATCCGCTGCGCGGAGTGGGTCGCCGCGTAGTGACACGCCACGCGTGTCGGCTCTTTCCAACCGCACACGCCCCTGCACGTAGCGGTGAGACGCTGCTTTTCGCGATCCAACAAGCAGCACGCAAAAAAAACGGCCCGGTTCTCACCGGGCCGTTCGCTTCTCAACAGGACCGTCCAATCACTCGATCGGCTGGTCCAGCATCAGCTGGCGGGCGAAGCGCACCGGCGGGGCGCCGTAGGACAGCATCTGGTCGTGGTAGGCCTTCAGGTTGAACGTGTCGCCCTGCTTTTCCTGCACGGCCTTGCGGGTGTCGAAGTGTTCCTGCGCACCGACGAAGTAGGTCGGCAGCTGTGCGGACGTCAGCTGTGCACGCACCCACTTGCCCGAGGCTTCGCTTTCCTGCTGGAAGGCGTCGTGGGTCATCAGCTGCATGGCCTGCTCGCGGGTCCAGTTGTCCACGTGCACGCCCTGGTCCAGGATCGCGTTGGAAATGGTGCGCAGGTAGAACTTCAGCTGCACCAGGTGGAACAACGGGTCGTTGTCCAGGTAACCCTGCTCCTGCATCATCCGCTCGGTGTAGACCGCCCAGCCTTCGGCGAACAGGCCCGAACGCAGCACGGCGCGCAGGGTCGACGGGAACTTGCCCGAATGCCAGCCTTCCAGGTAGTGGCCCGGGGTGCCTTCGTGGATGCTCAACAGGTGGATCATGCGGCTGTTGTATTCGCGCAGGAACGAGTCGACCTGCTTGTCGGTCCAGTCGTCCGGAATCGGCGACACCGCGTAGAAGGTCTTCAGGTTCTTGTCGAGCGGGCCCGGCGAGTCGCAGTAGGCCACGGCCACGCCACGCTGGAATTCCGGCATCAGGATGATGTCCACCGGCGCGTCGGGCAGGGTCATCAGGTCGTGCGTGCGCACGAACTCGGTGGACTGGGCCAGCGCGGCCTTGGCGTCTTCAACCACCTTGTCGCGTGCCGGCTTGTCGGCATACGCCAGTTCCAGCGCGGCTTCGATCGCCGCCTGCTGCTGCGCGTCGGTCGGGTTGGCCGGCAGTTCCGGGGCACCCGGCTTGTCCTTCAGCACCGTCTGCGCGATGCCGTACATGTCCTGGCGCACGCGCTTGAGTTCGGCACGCGCGCGCTCGCCGATCTCGGCGCGCGACAGCGAGGAATTCAGCGCGAACTTCAGCTTCTGGTCGTACAGCTCGGCGCCGATCCGGAAGTCGCCCTTGGCGTTCGGCACCAGGGTCTTGTCCAGCCAGGTCTGCTGCGCGTCCACGGCCTTCTTCAGGCCGTCGATGGCGGCCTGCAGGCGCTTGCCGTCTTCGGCCGGCAGTTCGCCGATGTGCGGGGTGATGAAAGTGTCGACGATGCTGAGGATGCCGCGGTTCTGCTTGGCCACGGTTTCGGCATGGATCTTCGGCACGCGCGCCGGGTCCAGGTTCTCACGGGCCTGGGCGAAGATCTGCGGCAGCTTTTCCATGCGCGCGGTGGCCGACTTCAGGCGCTCGGGCAGCGGCGCGAACTCACGCGCCATCAGGCCGTACAGCGCGCTGCCGGCGGCACCGTTGTAGATCTGCGGGTCCCACTTGGACGACTGCAGCACTTCGGCGGTCCAGATTTCCTGCTGCAGCTGGTTGCGCAGGATCGCGGCGTCGACCTGGTTTTCGCGGCCGAGCTTGCTGACCTCGATCTTGTCCAGTTCGCCGAGCAGGCCCTTGTAGGCGGTCAGCATCTTCTGCTGGCCGGCCGCGCTCAGGTCGTCGATCTCGCTGTCGTAGCGGTGGTCGCCGATCTGGGTGGCGCTGATCGGGGACAGCTGCATCCAGGTGTCCAGGGCGCGCTTGGACAGGTCGGCGAACGCGGCGTCGACGGCGGCGTCGGCCGGAGCGCTGGCGGCGGTACCGGCGGCCGGTGCGGTGGGGGCGTCGGCCTGCTGGCAGCCACCCAGGGCGGCGATCAGGGCGAGGGCGAGAAGATGCTGGCGCATCGGCGATCCTGTGCTGTGGTCAATCGGCCAGCATAGGCGGCCCGGCGGGGTGCCGCCCGTGCCATTGGATTACCATGGCGCTTTCCAGACCGGCGGGGTGGTGCCATGCAGTACCAGGGAGGCTGTCACTGTGGAAACATCGCATTCACGTTGGAGGCGGCAGAGCCCATCACCGAGGCGATGGACTGCAACTGCTCGCTGTGCCGCAAGCGGGGCGGGCTGCTCTGGTTCGGTCCGCGCGCGGCGCTGACCCTGACCACGGACCCGGCGGCGGTGAGCACCTATCAGTTCAACCAGCGCCATCTTGAGCACCATTTCTGCGCCACGTGCGGCATCGCGCCGTTCAGCGAGGGCATCGACCCGCGCAGCAACCAGCCGATGGCGGCGGTGAACGTGCGCTGCCTGCCGGAGGTAGACCTGGCCGGGCTCAGGATCACCCAGTACGACGGGGCCAAGGTCTGAGCCCCGCGCGGTTCCGTCAGCCTTCGTCTTCTTCGTACTCGACGAACACGTCCAGCTCGCGGGCGAGCACTTCCACGGCATCGCGTACGCGCTGGGTGGTGTACTCGTTGCCGACTTCCACTTCGAGCTCATGGGTACCCGGTCCGATGTCATCGGAGAGACCGGCCGAGCTGGAGTCGTCGTCGTCCATGTGCGGCATCAGGTCATCGGTTTCCTCGACATGCTCGATGCCGTCGATGCTCTGCAGCAGGTCGCTGATGGCGCGGGCATCGTCTTCGGTGCCGGTGATCCGGATACGCAGCATGGCCATGGGGAGGTCTCTGGGAAGGGAATTCCAGCCTAGCCAGCGGGTGGACAAGGGCAGGTGAGGAACGAGCCGCTTCAGGTGCATCTGTTCAGTCGCGCGCAATTCCCATCAGTTCTTCCGGCAACGCGGGTATCGGCGTGCGGTCGTCCTGCGCTTCGCGCTTGAGCCAATCCATGAACGCAACAGCGGTGGGGCTGAGCGGGCGGTGCTCGGGATGCACGATGTAATAGGCGTAGCGCGCCTTGAGCGCGGGCCCGGGCAGGCGCACCAGTTCGTAACGTTGCAGGTAGGGCTGGGCGATGTGCTTGCGCGCGAGCACGGCGCCGATGCCGTAGACGGCGGCGCGCATGGCGTCGGTGCTGTCGCTGAAGGTGTGCTGGGCGGGCAGGTCGAGGCCACGCACGCCGGCGGCGCGGAACCAGTCGCGCCAGCCCTGCGGTGACATGTCGCTGACCAGCGGCAGGCTGGCGATCTGGGCGGGCTCGCGCAGGGCGGAGACGCCGGGCAGCGCGGGTGAGGCGACGGGGCAGAGTTCGTCGTCCATCAGATGGTGGGCGGTGAGCCCGGGCCATTGGCCAAGGCCGTAGCGGATGCCGAGCTCGGGGCCGTTCTCGTCGAAGCGCAGCAGTTCGCTGCTGGTCTGCAGTTGGATGCGCATGCGCGGGTGCTGGCGGGTGAAACGCGGCAGGCGGGGTACCAGCCAGCAGTAGGAGAGGGAGCGGAGGGTGGTGATGCGCAGGGGAACGATGTCGGCCTGGGGGTGCAGGTTGCCGGCGACGGCATTGAGGTCGCTGAGCGCGGCGGCGGCGGCGTCGGCGAGCTGGCGGCCTTCGGCGGTGAGGCGGACGCCGCGCGCCTGGCGCTGGAACAAGACGGTACCGAGCAAAGATTCGAGCCGGCGCACGTGGTGGCTGACGGCGCTGGCAGTGAGGTGCAGTTCTTCGGCGGCGTGGGCGAAGTTCTGGTGGCGGGCGGCGACGGCGAACACGCCGAGGGCGGGCAGTAGGGCAGGGCGCAGGATCATCGGCAAGACCCAAATCTGATTTGTGGCTGGCACTGATACTACGCGCTTGCGGGGTTTGGGGCGCAGGCGG
This portion of the Stenotrophomonas aracearum genome encodes:
- a CDS encoding DUF885 domain-containing protein, with product MRQHLLALALIAALGGCQQADAPTAPAAGTAASAPADAAVDAAFADLSKRALDTWMQLSPISATQIGDHRYDSEIDDLSAAGQQKMLTAYKGLLGELDKIEVSKLGRENQVDAAILRNQLQQEIWTAEVLQSSKWDPQIYNGAAGSALYGLMAREFAPLPERLKSATARMEKLPQIFAQARENLDPARVPKIHAETVAKQNRGILSIVDTFITPHIGELPAEDGKRLQAAIDGLKKAVDAQQTWLDKTLVPNAKGDFRIGAELYDQKLKFALNSSLSRAEIGERARAELKRVRQDMYGIAQTVLKDKPGAPELPANPTDAQQQAAIEAALELAYADKPARDKVVEDAKAALAQSTEFVRTHDLMTLPDAPVDIILMPEFQRGVAVAYCDSPGPLDKNLKTFYAVSPIPDDWTDKQVDSFLREYNSRMIHLLSIHEGTPGHYLEGWHSGKFPSTLRAVLRSGLFAEGWAVYTERMMQEQGYLDNDPLFHLVQLKFYLRTISNAILDQGVHVDNWTREQAMQLMTHDAFQQESEASGKWVRAQLTSAQLPTYFVGAQEHFDTRKAVQEKQGDTFNLKAYHDQMLSYGAPPVRFARQLMLDQPIE
- a CDS encoding GFA family protein; its protein translation is MQYQGGCHCGNIAFTLEAAEPITEAMDCNCSLCRKRGGLLWFGPRAALTLTTDPAAVSTYQFNQRHLEHHFCATCGIAPFSEGIDPRSNQPMAAVNVRCLPEVDLAGLRITQYDGAKV
- a CDS encoding LysR substrate-binding domain-containing protein; its protein translation is MILRPALLPALGVFAVAARHQNFAHAAEELHLTASAVSHHVRRLESLLGTVLFQRQARGVRLTAEGRQLADAAAAALSDLNAVAGNLHPQADIVPLRITTLRSLSYCWLVPRLPRFTRQHPRMRIQLQTSSELLRFDENGPELGIRYGLGQWPGLTAHHLMDDELCPVASPALPGVSALREPAQIASLPLVSDMSPQGWRDWFRAAGVRGLDLPAQHTFSDSTDAMRAAVYGIGAVLARKHIAQPYLQRYELVRLPGPALKARYAYYIVHPEHRPLSPTAVAFMDWLKREAQDDRTPIPALPEELMGIARD